One genomic region from Flagellimonas oceani encodes:
- the pgl gene encoding 6-phosphogluconolactonase: MDLKIYKDKKEVAEQFSNYLVDQLKDKESFHMALSGGSTPKIVFDVLADNFADKVDWNKVHFYWGDERCVPPSDDESNYKMTVEHLFSKIEVPKANIHRILGEKSPTDEAIRYANLLEINMDRVEEVPQFDLVILGMGDDGHTASIFPHEIELWDAEDHCVVATHPDSGQKRVSINGKVINTAKEVAFLVTGASKAEKVEAVVEKTEGSEAYPASLVNPSSGNLVWFLDEAAASLLK, translated from the coding sequence ATGGATTTAAAAATATATAAAGATAAAAAAGAGGTGGCCGAACAGTTTTCCAACTATTTGGTAGACCAGCTAAAGGATAAAGAAAGTTTTCACATGGCATTGTCGGGCGGTAGTACGCCAAAAATAGTTTTTGATGTGTTGGCCGATAATTTTGCCGATAAAGTGGATTGGAACAAAGTACATTTTTATTGGGGGGACGAACGTTGCGTTCCTCCTTCGGATGACGAAAGCAATTATAAAATGACGGTGGAGCACCTATTTTCCAAAATTGAGGTACCCAAAGCGAACATCCATCGCATACTGGGCGAGAAGAGTCCTACCGATGAAGCCATACGGTATGCCAATTTATTGGAAATTAACATGGACAGGGTGGAAGAAGTGCCCCAATTTGATTTGGTGATCTTGGGTATGGGCGATGACGGTCACACGGCCTCTATCTTCCCACATGAAATTGAGCTATGGGATGCCGAGGACCATTGTGTAGTAGCTACCCATCCAGATTCAGGCCAAAAACGGGTATCCATCAATGGTAAAGTCATCAATACGGCCAAAGAAGTGGCTTTTTTGGTCACAGGAGCATCAAAGGCTGAAAAAGTGGAAGCGGTGGTGGAGAAAACCGAAGGTTCAGAGGCATATCCGGCATCCTTGGTCAACCCGTCATCAGGAAATTTAGTATGGTTTTTGGATGAGGCGGCGGCATCATTATTGAAATAA
- the zwf gene encoding glucose-6-phosphate dehydrogenase — protein sequence MKKTDNQMLVIFGASGDLTARKLIPSLFNLYLAKQLPENFVVLGVSRSNLSDEAFRERVVYDSEYLKKKTKDLDQEKIKGFADKLYYEDLGDSYDTDYGALRKRVETLKEKHNTSGNIIYYLSTPPTLYETVSQNLSNAGMNAQNNGWKRLIVEKPFGYSLETAQELNKGLHKYFKEHQIYRIDHYLGKETVQNLLVTRFSNSIFEPLWNRNYIQRVEVTNAESVGVEKRGGYYDKSGALRDMFQNHLLQIVSLVVMEPPIGADAEEIRNEKVKALKSLRIMTDEKELFENTIRAQYVASKVDGKEVKGYREEDGVDPDSTTETYAAIKFYVDNWRWHGVPFYVRTAKRMPTKVTEVVIHFKKPHHQIFKGSGMQEMDNKLIIRIQPDEGILVKFGVKVPGQGFKVERANLDFYYSSLVDTYVMEAYERLLLDAMQGDATLYARADEVEAAWEFVDPILNYWQSGKDVRMYGYAAGAWGPQNADNLIEDDGYWRNPTENLADDPGYCVIC from the coding sequence ATGAAAAAGACCGATAATCAGATGCTCGTGATTTTTGGGGCATCGGGTGATTTGACCGCTAGAAAACTGATTCCTTCCTTATTCAATCTCTACTTGGCCAAACAATTGCCAGAAAACTTTGTGGTACTTGGTGTTAGCCGAAGCAATCTTTCGGATGAGGCATTCCGCGAACGTGTGGTGTACGATAGCGAATATTTGAAGAAAAAGACAAAAGATCTAGATCAAGAGAAAATAAAAGGTTTCGCCGACAAATTGTATTATGAGGATTTGGGCGATAGCTACGATACGGACTATGGTGCCTTGCGTAAAAGAGTGGAAACACTTAAGGAAAAGCACAATACATCGGGAAACATCATCTATTACTTGTCCACTCCGCCCACTTTGTACGAGACAGTTTCACAAAACCTGTCCAATGCGGGCATGAATGCCCAGAACAACGGTTGGAAACGATTGATAGTTGAAAAACCGTTTGGCTATAGTCTGGAAACCGCACAAGAACTGAACAAAGGATTGCATAAATATTTTAAGGAGCATCAGATTTACCGGATAGACCACTATTTGGGCAAAGAAACGGTTCAAAACTTATTGGTGACCCGTTTTTCGAACAGTATTTTTGAGCCACTTTGGAACAGAAATTACATTCAGCGGGTCGAGGTGACCAACGCCGAAAGTGTTGGGGTGGAAAAACGTGGTGGCTACTACGACAAATCGGGTGCCCTTCGGGATATGTTCCAAAACCATCTGTTACAGATTGTCTCCTTGGTGGTAATGGAGCCGCCAATCGGTGCCGATGCCGAGGAAATCCGAAATGAAAAGGTAAAGGCATTGAAATCCTTACGAATTATGACGGACGAGAAAGAGCTTTTTGAAAACACGATCAGGGCCCAATATGTGGCATCCAAAGTGGATGGAAAAGAGGTAAAGGGCTATCGCGAGGAAGATGGGGTTGATCCTGATTCCACTACAGAAACCTATGCCGCCATTAAGTTTTATGTGGACAACTGGCGTTGGCACGGGGTTCCTTTTTATGTGAGGACCGCAAAAAGAATGCCCACCAAGGTTACGGAGGTAGTGATTCACTTTAAAAAACCGCACCATCAAATATTCAAAGGGTCCGGTATGCAGGAAATGGACAATAAATTGATTATCCGTATCCAGCCCGATGAAGGAATCTTGGTCAAATTTGGGGTAAAAGTACCAGGGCAGGGCTTTAAGGTGGAACGCGCAAATTTGGATTTCTACTACTCCAGTTTGGTCGATACTTATGTAATGGAGGCCTACGAACGTTTACTATTGGATGCCATGCAAGGTGATGCCACATTATATGCACGTGCCGATGAGGTGGAGGCCGCTTGGGAGTTTGTAGACCCAATTTTAAATTATTGGCAAAGTGGCAAGGACGTTAGAATGTACGGCTATGCCGCAGGAGCATGGGGCCCCCAGAATGCGGATAATTTAATTGAAGACGATGGATATTGGCGAAATCCTACCGAGAACTTGGCAGATGACCCCGGCTATTGTGTAATCTGTTAG
- the gndA gene encoding NADP-dependent phosphogluconate dehydrogenase, which produces MADTYDFGLVGLGVMGRNFILNVADNGFSAFGNDLDEEKVSALIKEGGDTAKVNASSDVKTFVQALTTPRKIMLLVPAGKIVDSVIEGLLPHLDEGDIIIDGGNSFYTDTDRREAYLKEKGINFFGAGVSGGAEGARKGPSIMPGGSKEAYQHVKPIFEAVSAKYKGEPCVAYLGPKSAGNYVKMVHNGIEYGLMQLTSEIYDLLKKAGGLTNDELHKTYSDWNEGRLQSFLVEITSEIFDQKDDLTDNDLVDMILDKAKQKGTGKWTSQNAMDLGIPVPTIDIAVSMREISALKDERVKADELYDRPSPKPVNKADFTSKAEQALYFAFIITYAQGMHQLADASKEYGYELELGEIAKIWRAGCIIRAAMLADITEAYQADENLQNLLLSPSFVEKVQSTVDAARELVSYGATNGIPLPGLSNALTYFDAYTSSRLPLNLIQAQRDYFGSHTYERLDRDGIFHTEWER; this is translated from the coding sequence ATGGCAGACACGTATGATTTTGGCCTTGTGGGCCTTGGAGTAATGGGACGTAATTTTATTTTAAATGTGGCCGATAACGGATTTTCCGCATTTGGAAATGATCTGGATGAAGAAAAGGTAAGTGCACTGATCAAAGAAGGTGGTGATACCGCCAAAGTAAACGCCTCTTCGGATGTAAAAACCTTTGTTCAAGCGTTGACAACCCCCCGAAAAATTATGTTGTTGGTACCGGCCGGAAAAATTGTGGACAGTGTAATCGAAGGATTGTTGCCGCATTTGGACGAAGGAGATATTATTATTGATGGTGGAAACTCCTTTTACACCGATACCGACCGTCGCGAAGCCTACCTAAAAGAAAAGGGCATCAACTTTTTTGGCGCAGGGGTTTCCGGTGGTGCCGAAGGTGCCAGAAAAGGCCCAAGCATCATGCCTGGGGGTTCCAAGGAAGCCTATCAGCACGTTAAGCCGATTTTCGAAGCTGTTTCCGCCAAATATAAAGGAGAGCCCTGTGTGGCCTATTTGGGTCCAAAATCAGCTGGTAACTACGTAAAAATGGTGCACAACGGCATCGAGTACGGTTTGATGCAGTTGACTTCCGAAATTTATGACCTGCTCAAAAAAGCGGGCGGACTCACCAACGATGAGCTTCACAAAACCTATTCCGATTGGAATGAAGGTCGCCTACAGTCTTTTTTAGTGGAAATCACCTCCGAAATCTTTGATCAAAAAGATGATTTGACGGACAACGACCTTGTGGATATGATTCTGGACAAGGCCAAACAAAAGGGAACCGGAAAATGGACCTCGCAAAATGCGATGGATCTGGGCATTCCAGTGCCTACCATTGATATTGCAGTGAGCATGCGAGAAATATCCGCCCTAAAAGATGAACGTGTAAAAGCGGACGAATTGTACGACCGGCCCTCTCCAAAACCTGTAAACAAGGCTGATTTTACGTCCAAAGCAGAGCAAGCGCTTTATTTTGCCTTTATCATTACATATGCACAGGGCATGCACCAATTGGCGGATGCCTCCAAAGAGTATGGTTACGAACTGGAATTGGGAGAAATCGCCAAAATATGGCGTGCGGGCTGTATTATCCGTGCCGCCATGTTGGCCGATATTACAGAAGCCTATCAGGCCGATGAGAATTTACAAAACCTGCTGTTGTCCCCTTCATTTGTGGAAAAAGTGCAAAGCACGGTGGATGCCGCCAGGGAATTGGTCAGTTATGGTGCCACCAATGGTATTCCATTGCCAGGACTTTCCAATGCGCTAACTTATTTTGATGCGTACACCAGTAGTCGTTTGCCCTTAAATTTGATTCAGGCGCAACGCGATTATTTTGGGTCTCACACCTACGAGCGCTTGGATCGTGATGGTATTTTCCATACGGAGTGGGAGAGGTAA
- a CDS encoding S9 family peptidase produces the protein MKKLLATLLLFVAINPLGFGQVQSNLELLDIFNMEYVSDPQISPDGSKIIYVRNFKDVMTDRNLSNLWIINFDGSNNRPLTTGNHNDFAPRWSHDGTKIVFKSNMADDKMKLYLMWLDTKETMALTNTPQSPGSVSWSHDDKHLAFNMFVPEANESIIKMPGKPEGAKWNDPPKYIDKMNYRGDGAGYYKGGNSQLFTLPISGGTPKQLTFSEFDHGGPIWAKDNSHLYFSANFHKDEEFEPADSEIYSINVTTGETTPLTDRYGPDGSPVLSPDGSKIAYLGYDDRLQGYQVTRLYVMNADGSDSQLISGDFDRDVEDMAWNSKGNGLYFSYTDQGMGKLGSISLSGKVDNITDGLGGLSLGRPYNAASFSASNNNKFAYTMGDTSHPSDLAAADTKTTKRLTNVNEDLFSFKKLGKVEEMWWESSYDQRKIQGWVVTPPDFDPSKKYPMILEIHGGPFTSYGAVYSAEIQAYAAAGYVVLYTNPRGSTSYGEEFGNLIHHDYPNHDYEDLMSGVDALLEKGYVDENNLFVTGGSGGGVLTAWIVGKTDRFKAAVVAKPVINWTSFVLYADGVQFFSKYWFGKKPWEDPENYMRRSPLTYVGNVTTPTMLLTGEEDYRTPIAESEQFYAALKLENVETAMVRIPGAGHGIANKPSNLIAKIAAVLAWFDKYKGGE, from the coding sequence ATGAAAAAATTACTCGCCACCCTGTTATTGTTTGTGGCCATAAACCCTTTAGGGTTTGGTCAAGTACAATCCAATCTGGAGCTATTGGACATCTTCAATATGGAATACGTTTCCGATCCGCAGATTTCTCCGGATGGCTCAAAAATCATCTATGTTCGAAATTTTAAGGATGTGATGACAGACCGCAATCTGTCCAACCTTTGGATCATCAATTTTGATGGCTCCAACAATCGCCCATTGACCACGGGCAACCATAACGATTTCGCCCCAAGATGGTCTCATGATGGGACAAAAATCGTTTTCAAATCCAATATGGCGGATGATAAAATGAAGCTGTACCTCATGTGGTTGGATACCAAGGAAACTATGGCCCTCACCAATACACCACAATCCCCGGGCTCCGTTTCTTGGTCACATGATGATAAGCACCTAGCCTTCAACATGTTTGTGCCCGAAGCGAATGAATCCATCATAAAAATGCCGGGCAAACCAGAAGGGGCCAAATGGAACGACCCGCCAAAATACATCGACAAAATGAACTACCGTGGTGATGGTGCCGGATATTACAAAGGCGGGAACTCCCAGTTATTTACCTTGCCCATTAGCGGAGGGACACCAAAACAGCTTACGTTTTCCGAGTTTGACCACGGAGGCCCTATTTGGGCCAAGGATAACAGTCATTTATATTTTAGTGCCAACTTCCATAAAGATGAAGAATTTGAACCTGCCGATAGTGAAATTTATTCAATTAACGTGACTACAGGGGAAACCACTCCGCTCACAGACCGATATGGTCCAGACGGAAGTCCAGTTTTGTCCCCCGATGGTTCCAAAATTGCGTATTTGGGCTATGACGACCGCTTGCAAGGTTACCAAGTTACTCGTTTGTATGTTATGAACGCCGATGGTTCCGATTCCCAATTGATCTCCGGCGATTTTGACCGTGATGTGGAAGATATGGCTTGGAACAGTAAGGGCAACGGGCTTTATTTTAGCTATACCGACCAAGGTATGGGCAAATTGGGCTCGATCAGCCTATCGGGAAAGGTGGATAATATTACTGACGGACTCGGCGGTCTATCGCTGGGAAGACCCTATAACGCAGCAAGTTTCTCCGCTTCCAACAACAATAAATTCGCTTACACCATGGGTGATACCAGTCACCCATCCGATTTGGCGGCTGCCGATACCAAGACAACTAAGCGGCTTACCAACGTAAACGAAGACCTTTTCTCCTTCAAGAAATTGGGCAAAGTCGAGGAAATGTGGTGGGAATCATCATACGACCAAAGAAAAATCCAAGGCTGGGTAGTAACTCCGCCCGATTTCGACCCGTCAAAAAAATATCCGATGATTCTTGAAATTCACGGTGGACCCTTTACCAGTTATGGCGCAGTATATTCCGCCGAGATACAAGCCTATGCCGCTGCGGGATATGTGGTGCTCTACACCAACCCTCGTGGAAGTACCAGCTATGGTGAAGAATTCGGAAACCTGATACACCACGATTATCCCAACCACGATTACGAAGATTTGATGTCGGGCGTGGATGCCCTTTTGGAAAAAGGCTACGTGGATGAAAACAATTTGTTTGTTACCGGTGGTTCCGGAGGTGGTGTGCTTACGGCTTGGATCGTGGGCAAAACAGACCGTTTTAAAGCTGCCGTAGTGGCCAAACCTGTCATCAACTGGACCAGTTTTGTACTGTATGCCGATGGGGTTCAATTTTTCTCCAAATATTGGTTCGGTAAAAAACCTTGGGAAGACCCGGAAAATTATATGAGACGCTCTCCTCTGACCTACGTCGGCAATGTGACCACCCCCACCATGCTGTTGACGGGAGAGGAAGATTACAGAACGCCGATAGCGGAATCCGAGCAGTTTTACGCAGCCCTAAAGTTGGAAAACGTGGAAACCGCCATGGTCCGCATTCCAGGTGCTGGACACGGTATCGCCAACAAGCCCAGCAACTTGATTGCGAAAATCGCTGCTGTATTGGCTTGGTTTGATAAATACAAAGGGGGCGAATAA
- a CDS encoding YybH family protein, producing MIKPVFLIIALILFSCNEKQDKVVAKPEQTNKINVAEELAKIEQVRKSFEQTVRERRYGDLGKFTTKDMISVGPGSEDWIAYRKLREQHGNKFRYDSIKMNPKETVILSDTMAYDFGVSSVYYTDENGTVHEMEDTFMVIMKKDKDGEWKLHRELASSLVVE from the coding sequence ATGATAAAGCCAGTATTTCTTATAATAGCATTGATTTTGTTTTCCTGTAATGAAAAACAGGACAAAGTTGTTGCGAAGCCAGAGCAGACCAATAAAATCAATGTAGCTGAAGAATTGGCAAAAATCGAACAAGTCAGAAAGTCCTTTGAGCAAACAGTAAGGGAAAGACGATACGGGGATTTGGGAAAATTCACGACAAAGGACATGATTTCCGTTGGTCCCGGAAGTGAAGACTGGATAGCCTACCGAAAACTTAGAGAACAGCACGGAAATAAATTCCGTTACGACAGTATAAAGATGAATCCTAAGGAAACCGTGATATTATCCGATACCATGGCTTACGATTTTGGCGTAAGCTCCGTGTACTATACGGATGAAAACGGAACCGTGCACGAAATGGAAGATACGTTTATGGTAATCATGAAAAAAGATAAAGATGGTGAATGGAAGTTGCACAGGGAGCTTGCATCATCATTAGTAGTAGAATAA
- a CDS encoding YybH family protein, with protein sequence MKNQFLLSISALLTIGFATSCEQPAPQPMSGEAYSAQIQKIIEEKNEKIEGFYASGMIDSAAVHFADNSIQFMPNQPAVIGVENYKAAWKQNIQFGTWEFDLNTQEVKASGDLATEYGKYTMIFTPNENSPIPAMEDKGNYMVLWEKMDGDWKVVWDAPVTELPLPGQTPDSTMVE encoded by the coding sequence ATGAAAAATCAATTCTTACTTAGTATTTCAGCATTGCTTACCATTGGATTTGCCACCAGTTGTGAGCAACCCGCCCCTCAACCTATGTCAGGGGAGGCATATTCTGCGCAAATTCAAAAAATCATTGAAGAAAAGAATGAAAAAATCGAAGGATTTTATGCTTCGGGCATGATTGACTCCGCTGCCGTACATTTCGCCGACAACAGTATCCAGTTTATGCCCAACCAACCTGCTGTTATCGGGGTCGAGAACTATAAAGCCGCTTGGAAACAGAACATTCAATTTGGAACATGGGAATTCGACCTTAATACGCAAGAAGTGAAGGCCAGTGGTGATTTGGCGACGGAATACGGCAAATACACCATGATATTTACACCAAATGAAAACTCGCCGATTCCAGCTATGGAAGATAAAGGCAACTATATGGTGCTCTGGGAAAAAATGGATGGAGATTGGAAAGTGGTCTGGGATGCTCCCGTTACCGAATTGCCGTTGCCAGGCCAAACTCCAGACTCAACTATGGTAGAATAA
- a CDS encoding helix-turn-helix domain-containing protein, with translation MIQQLHIPKNPTLLQVVKFMTYVELTQEDILEGRTAIFPNATTNILFSLDEEILVNKTSSAHSIYTSCSSTVFFKPYTGMKFMTIQFSSYGLSYLKKIPAFELLDTLSELDIIFPASEIEQIATQLRECKSIGEMFSLLEIFISKKMGFPEIDPRLPCALQLLNSENSISIDTLSQSLCISNRGLQKLFKKHIGMSPAYYRKIIRFNKAAQLLSSDSNGSLTEISYACGYFDQAHFIKDFREFGGISPSEFLRFKSKSSDFYNYRISESDTLVALNDQYIKS, from the coding sequence ATGATTCAACAACTCCACATACCTAAAAATCCAACACTTTTACAGGTCGTAAAGTTTATGACCTATGTGGAGTTGACCCAAGAGGATATCTTAGAGGGTAGAACCGCCATATTTCCGAATGCGACCACCAATATTTTGTTTTCTTTGGATGAGGAGATACTGGTCAACAAAACCTCATCGGCCCATTCCATTTATACCTCCTGCAGCTCCACTGTGTTCTTTAAACCTTATACTGGAATGAAGTTCATGACCATTCAATTTAGTAGTTACGGGCTTTCCTATTTAAAAAAAATACCTGCTTTCGAGTTACTGGACACGTTGAGCGAGTTGGATATCATTTTTCCAGCTAGCGAGATCGAGCAAATCGCCACCCAACTTCGAGAATGTAAATCCATCGGAGAGATGTTTTCCTTGCTGGAAATATTCATCAGCAAAAAAATGGGATTTCCAGAAATTGATCCCAGGCTCCCCTGCGCACTGCAACTTTTGAATTCCGAAAACTCGATCTCTATTGATACGTTAAGCCAGTCCCTTTGCATTTCAAATCGAGGACTGCAAAAGTTGTTCAAAAAACATATTGGAATGAGTCCTGCATACTACCGAAAAATCATTCGCTTCAACAAGGCCGCTCAATTGCTTTCAAGCGATTCGAATGGCTCTTTGACCGAGATTTCCTATGCATGCGGTTATTTTGACCAGGCACATTTCATTAAAGATTTTAGGGAATTTGGAGGAATCTCCCCTTCCGAGTTCTTACGGTTCAAATCAAAGAGTTCGGATTTTTACAATTACAGAATTTCTGAATCGGATACCTTGGTTGCACTCAACGACCAGTACATCAAATCATGA
- a CDS encoding amidohydrolase family protein, producing the protein MKKILIGLVLFSFWGTLHSQKYIGPIIDMHLHAYNQELGGMMFGMDHPNPLKNEMYKGVKTPEQLKMETFKKMDEHNIVLALTSDGQLWKQDDPERILVSGRNMPLEQLKTMAEKGELVAIGELNPFYGGVTADDASLEPLFDLAEKANLPVGFHIMPGGPPGGLYHMGMSEIRVKNANPKQLEDVLVAHPNLKVYVMHGGWPYLEDMKAMLYMHPQLYLDVAAIDWVLPKAEFHNFIKGLVDSGFGNRIMFGTDQMVWPETIDIAVDAINSAEFLTLEQKEDIFYDNAAEFLGLSQTQIDNHKNP; encoded by the coding sequence ATGAAGAAAATTTTAATCGGGTTGGTACTATTCTCCTTTTGGGGAACCCTGCACTCCCAAAAATACATAGGCCCCATAATAGATATGCACCTGCACGCCTACAATCAAGAATTAGGCGGTATGATGTTCGGTATGGACCATCCAAATCCATTGAAAAATGAAATGTACAAGGGCGTGAAAACACCCGAACAGCTAAAGATGGAAACCTTTAAAAAAATGGATGAGCACAACATTGTGCTGGCGCTGACCTCCGATGGGCAATTATGGAAACAGGACGATCCAGAACGTATTCTGGTAAGTGGACGAAATATGCCTCTTGAACAGTTGAAAACGATGGCCGAAAAAGGGGAATTGGTAGCCATTGGTGAACTAAATCCGTTTTACGGCGGTGTTACCGCAGATGATGCCTCACTTGAACCCTTGTTCGATTTGGCCGAAAAAGCGAATCTGCCCGTAGGCTTCCATATTATGCCAGGAGGGCCTCCTGGTGGACTTTATCATATGGGAATGAGTGAAATCAGGGTAAAAAACGCCAACCCAAAACAGTTGGAGGACGTATTGGTCGCCCATCCGAACCTAAAGGTTTATGTAATGCACGGAGGCTGGCCTTATTTAGAGGATATGAAAGCTATGCTGTACATGCATCCGCAATTATATTTGGATGTGGCCGCGATTGACTGGGTATTGCCCAAAGCGGAATTCCATAACTTCATTAAAGGTTTGGTGGATTCAGGTTTCGGTAACAGAATCATGTTTGGCACCGACCAAATGGTATGGCCTGAGACCATCGATATTGCGGTGGACGCCATCAATTCGGCAGAATTTCTGACACTGGAACAAAAAGAGGACATTTTTTATGACAATGCCGCTGAGTTTTTGGGACTGTCCCAAACGCAAATTGACAATCATAAGAACCCATAA
- a CDS encoding serine hydrolase domain-containing protein: MRVNYFICIYCFFIVSISFGQLTKEDAPKIEAFAKQLFDEGKTHGALLVAEGENIIYEGAFGLADRSLNIPNSPKMRFWDASVGKMFTAVLILQLLEEEKVLLGDPISKHLPWFKHKIADKITVHDLLSHRSGFSSQVYEERAKAEHDQKSQRSILEQKIAKTALAFEPGTAFLYSNTGYVLLSEIVMAHLGDDYNVILQEKIFKPLHMSDTYWSAPIYGPSMPVYYLETGEPLLPAKELDFSGPGGEKTTLQDLHKFMMAVGTDKLISKQSWALAFQPHSLPEEAKSGWGPHQSPYGYGFSLIDFPYMGNEFASTVSHGGASAGTSSYALRFIDNDRIVVLWNNEFKNPVLFELYQALSDIATK; encoded by the coding sequence ATGAGAGTCAACTATTTTATATGTATTTATTGTTTTTTTATCGTGTCCATAAGCTTTGGTCAACTTACTAAAGAGGATGCGCCTAAAATCGAGGCCTTTGCCAAACAACTTTTTGATGAAGGAAAAACGCACGGTGCCCTGTTGGTTGCCGAGGGAGAAAACATAATTTATGAAGGAGCGTTCGGACTTGCCGACCGTAGCCTGAACATTCCCAACTCCCCTAAAATGCGATTCTGGGATGCAAGCGTGGGCAAAATGTTTACGGCTGTATTGATCTTACAACTGCTAGAAGAAGAAAAAGTCCTTTTGGGAGACCCCATATCCAAACACCTTCCATGGTTCAAGCATAAAATAGCCGATAAAATCACCGTTCACGATCTATTGAGCCATCGTTCCGGGTTCTCGAGTCAAGTTTATGAGGAAAGAGCGAAAGCGGAGCACGACCAAAAAAGCCAAAGGAGTATTCTGGAGCAAAAAATTGCAAAAACAGCTTTGGCATTCGAGCCGGGCACAGCATTTTTATACAGCAATACAGGATATGTGCTTCTTTCTGAAATTGTAATGGCTCATTTGGGGGATGATTACAATGTCATTTTACAGGAAAAAATCTTTAAGCCTCTGCATATGTCGGACACGTATTGGTCCGCTCCCATTTATGGGCCAAGCATGCCCGTTTATTATCTTGAAACAGGCGAGCCGTTGCTACCGGCAAAGGAGCTTGATTTTTCCGGTCCTGGTGGGGAAAAAACCACCTTGCAGGACTTGCATAAATTTATGATGGCCGTTGGAACGGATAAATTGATTTCAAAACAGTCTTGGGCTCTCGCATTTCAGCCCCATTCCCTGCCCGAAGAAGCAAAAAGTGGATGGGGACCTCACCAAAGTCCATACGGCTATGGTTTTAGCTTGATCGATTTCCCGTATATGGGAAATGAATTTGCTTCAACGGTCAGTCATGGTGGAGCTTCGGCCGGAACTTCCAGCTATGCACTTCGTTTTATTGACAACGACCGTATTGTTGTGCTTTGGAACAATGAATTTAAAAATCCGGTACTATTTGAGCTTTATCAAGCTTTAAGCGATATCGCCACAAAATAA